Below is a genomic region from Neurospora crassa OR74A linkage group VII, whole genome shotgun sequence.
AGCGGAGGGCGGAATGCCGGGACCAGCACCTCCACTCATCCGCTGTGGCGAGGGTCCGGGACCGACATCATGTGGAGGACGATAGCTGTTTTGTCTGTAATCAGGTCGAGGGCCGGAGCCAGGGCCGGGGCCAGGTCCGGGACTGGGTTGTCTGTACCCAGGTGAGACCTGTGGTTCCCAAGTACCAACTGCCCCGGGAGGAACTCGGCCTCGAGGCCCGGGGCCTTGTGGTGCAGAAGGACCGTTGGCTGAGTTAGGCCGGATCCCGAAAGCGCTCATTGGCCGGTCGGCATGTGGACCACCCGAGCTTGATGACGGGCGGATTCCCGGGTTGAAATGAGGTGCTAGGGGTTTCGCAGACAGATAGTTCTGCTGCATgtgtggtggaggagacgggTGACGCATATCGTCTTCCGGATACGGTGCCGTGTTAGTACGCGCTCTGAGCGGCGGAGGCCTAGTGTCCTCGGGATACGGTGCCGTGGACTTGGACCGCAAGGTCAGGTTCAGGTTCAGGTTCGGGTTCGAATCGAAATTGACCGTAAAGGCAGGCGGTCTATTCGCGTTTCGTGCAGGATCCGGAAAGTCAATCTGATCATGGCCGATTGCCGATCCCTGAGACGCTTTGACGGGAACTGGAGGCACGTTGTCGCCGGGATCACCCTCACTCAGGGTAGGCAACACTTCCGTGGGTCTTGAGAACCGCTCAGGACGCTTGCCGCGCTGCGAGCCGTGCTGAGACTTGATACGCGTAAGTGTGGTTGTTTCGTGGTCCTGCTTCGTCAGCGTCTTGGACTGGCTCAGTGAATCCAATCTGGTCATGGCATCCTTGTTTCCATGGTCGGCCGCCTTTTCGTACCACTTTCGTGCCTCGATGACATTCTTTTGTACATGAATACCTATTTCATGATAGTATCCCATGGCAAACTCGCCTGTCGCTAAGCCGGCGTTGGCTGCATCCAGAGCGTACTTGTACGCGAGTGCCTCATTTTTGGAAAAGGCACCCTCGAAGCCAAACAAAAACCATCTGCTAACACCCAACGCGGCTTCGCTTTGCCCCTGGCGGGCGGCAAGGCCGTAGTAATGAAGGGAGTAGGTTGGATTGAAGTCGCACCCGAGCTGACTGAGTTCATACGCCTGACCCATTTTTAGCTGTGCCTTGGGGAAGCCGAGGTATGCCGCCTTCTCGATATACTGGCGAGCGACGACCAAATCAAACGGGAGAATGTCTTCGGGAATGGTAATGTCGGGAAGCTCTCGGGAAAGAAGCAAGCCGTACACATAAGCGCCCTGCGGAGAGTCCTCATCGGCCGTGTCGGCCGCAAGCTGGATCATGTCGAGGCCCTGAAGAATATCCTTGTGGAAGCCGTGCTGGCCCATGAGGTGTATCATGCCTAATCGGTAGTTGGAGGCGGTATCCT
It encodes:
- a CDS encoding chitin synthase regulator 3, variant 2; the encoded protein is MPTLGATFVPGGYDDYFMPEVVAPAPQRVMPEVPQNMQKDIQRMELEAREVDPQKNNGTIGSAKNRDQQQDEKTFKPFQQRSGARSTAMDAPSFSPFPKVKGENIPPSDEEKEEILYQARTLVLHSNNVSMQVTWARDSLIWVDIAQEAAARDWKRDGKGRERPSTPTTEHELRVDALNIIEYLASQDHPEANFMKGKWLEFGKFGYRENKREAYAHYKRAAENGYGRAEYRMGMLYENSNDIPNAIKHYEAGVRMKDTASNYRLGMIHLMGQHGFHKDILQGLDMIQLAADTADEDSPQGAYVYGLLLSRELPDITIPEDILPFDLVVARQYIEKAAYLGFPKAQLKMGQAYELSQLGCDFNPTYSLHYYGLAARQGQSEAALGVSRWFLFGFEGAFSKNEALAYKYALDAANAGLATGEFAMGYYHEIGIHVQKNVIEARKWYEKAADHGNKDAMTRLDSLSQSKTLTKQDHETTTLTRIKSQHGSQRGKRPERFSRPTEVLPTLSEGDPGDNVPPVPVKASQGSAIGHDQIDFPDPARNANRPPAFTVNFDSNPNLNLNLTLRSKSTAPYPEDTRPPPLRARTNTAPYPEDDMRHPSPPPHMQQNYLSAKPLAPHFNPGIRPSSSSGGPHADRPMSAFGIRPNSANGPSAPQGPGPRGRVPPGAVGTWEPQVSPGYRQPSPGPGPGPGSGPRPDYRQNSYRPPHDVGPGPSPQRMSGGAGPGIPPSAAPIGDPMRQRLQKPNPNAGNYPPAQQVGGAMHSPQQSPGLPPVMSGGAQPGYGSRTNSNRPNSDAYGHGQGAPPMPGRFPTGTPTPGNGGPMPRPDRLDSLATGGRPGSNGGQGPSGAGIGRIASAPPVQQHQPPHPHSKPTHSPGPSASPTPSAASTTRLPGHGGAGGKSNNEHPDGKTVGNGPATFEEMGIPQGKNDSDCVVM